The following are encoded in a window of Plectropomus leopardus isolate mb chromosome 23, YSFRI_Pleo_2.0, whole genome shotgun sequence genomic DNA:
- the batf2 gene encoding flocculation protein FLO11, translated as MSPLFMETSYNSPGSVSAEDSNPAGLETEGEGQQMGDRGRKRQEKNRDAARRSRRKQTERADELHEELQGLERSNSALKKEIAALKKDLHLYMTALERHKPFCCLKASSGSTTCASVSPSADCQRGPSPPGVPPQTLSSTLAPAPSVSTSLPSSLQTRDCVEGAHLSSSTTPTTKTLASPICSSAELFTLSSPVTSPYSVSFSAVPAPHSLFSDSLITSRPTNVPPVCTSSVSNPVPSSSFAAAAEPQSAQGTINESSSIPANACFPPLHSSALDAFLMKDSFLTASSNEGHPYSQLGAQEAALVSQVCPVNVPQLQPGQFSKNPIISSPSLLPPALEDPAPQPLLVPSPASVFASPSSYSGQLNSESLLSLLTVPSPLNVSQTTSSSFDGPLSQHPPLLPTLGDPSRDLSLSELLEVNDWILSGTSHE; from the exons gagacagaaggagagggaCAGCAGatgggagacagagggagaaaaagacaagagaagAACAGAGACGCTGCGAGGCGGAGCCGCAGAAAACAAACGGAGAGAGCAGACGAACTTCATGAG GAGCTTCAGGGTCTGGAGCGATCAAATTCAGCCCTTAAAAAGGAGATTGCTGCATTGAAAAAAGACCTCCACCTCTATATGACGGCTCTGGAGCGGCACAAGCCTTTCTGTTGCCTCAAAGCCAGCTCCGGTTCAACAACTTGTGCCTCAGTTTCCCCTTCAGCTGACTGTCAGCGTGGCCCCAGCCCTCCTGGAGTCCCTCCTCAGACCTTAAGCTCCACGTTAGCTCCTGCCCCTTCAGTCTCTACCTCCTTACCCTCCAGTCTTCAAACTAGAGACTGTGTTGAAGGCGCACATCTCTCATCTTCAACTACTCCAACAACTAAAACATTAGCCTCACCCATTTGCTCATCTGCTGAACTCTTCACCCTCTCGAGCCCTGTAACTTCTCCAtactctgtctctttctctgcagtCCCGGCCCCTCACTCTTTGTTTAGCGATTCTCTAATCACGTCAAGGCCGACAAATGTTCCGCCTGTCTGCACCAGCTCTGTTTCAAACCCTGTACCCTCCAGCTCTTTTGCCGCAGCTGCTGAGCCTCAATCTGCGCAAGGCACTATCAATGAAAGCTCTTCAATACCAGCAAACGCTTGCTTCCCCCCTCTTCATTCCAGTGCACTGGATGCGTTTCTAATGAAAGACTCCTTTCTAACTGCTTCATCTAATGAAGGGCACCCTTATTCCCAATTAGGTGCACAAGAGGCAGCTCTAGTATCGCAGGTTTGTCCAGTGAATGTCCCCCAGCTTCAACCAGGTCAGTTCAGCAAAAATCCAATTATTTCAAGTCCATCTCTTTTACCGCCAGCTCTTGAAGACCCTGCTCCTCAGCCCCTCTTAGTGCCTTCTCCTGCTTCTGTTTTTGCCTCGCCGTCAAGTTATAGTGGACAACTCAATTCTGAGTCTCTGCTTTCCCTGCTCACTGTCCCGAGTCCCCTCAATGTGTCTCAGACTACCTCCAGCAGTTTTGATGGTCCTCTCTCTCAACATCCGCCCCTACTGCCAACTTTAGGGGATCCTTCAAGAGATCTTTCCCTTTCTGAGCTCCTGGAGGTCAATGACTGGATACTGAGTGGGACTAGTCATGAGTAG